The Candidatus Thermodiscus eudorianus region GCCGAACTGGGCGAGAGCAATATCGGCTACCAGTAGGAGGAGCGAGGCGATGAATAGGGGTTTATCGAGCCTCACACGGGGCATCGCACTCACCCGACCAGCGGGACCAGCCCTGGAGCGTCTATGGGGTATCGCCGAGTATGCTATGAGGAGTGATAGCGAGAGCGCGGAGAAGGGTGCCATCGCCCGTATGAACTCTATGAAGCCCAGGTTGTAGCTGTGCCATATTATGATGTTCTGCGGGTTGCCGATCGGCGTCAGAGAGGAGCCGACGTTGGCCGCGATGGTGATCGTTGCGAGCATGATGTCGGCTCCGCCCAGGTAGCTCGACAGCGATAACGCGAATGGGATGAAGATGAAGAGGGCCGCGTCGTTCATAATGATCGCCGAGGCGAGCGCCGATGACACGATCATAAACACGTGTACCCGAAGACGGGAGTAGCCAGCCGACTCCACGAGCGCCACAGCGAGCCTATTGAAGACGCCTGAAAGCTCCAAGCCCCGTGAAACAATCATCAACGCCACTATCACAGACAACGTATCAAGGCTGAGATACTCCAGGGTCCTAGAAGGGAGACCCCTATCAACGACAAACAACGCCAGGTACAAGACCGCTAAGAGCGATAAGAGCCTCTCACCAGCAACCAGGGACCCAGCCCAACCAACAAAACCACGAACACGGCCGGTACGACTGCTAGAGGACACGCCTCCTCACTTCTTCGGTCAAGCCATAGTCAGGCACAATCTCTCCTCCGTCACGCGACACCCTCACATGGGCAATGATAACATGCCTCCAAGCCAGGGGAACAGCCCAAGCGTCCTCCGGCTCCCGGAACTCGGCGGCCTCGACAACCCAGACCTCGCCAAGCACACTCTCCATAACACCCTGCACCTCGTCCAAAGACAACTCCACGTTCCATGCCCTGCCGGGTCGGCCCTTCGGTGAGGGCATGCGCAGGACTGGGTCGAAGTGAACCCTGTCGAGAGCGAAGTTCTGGTACATTAAGGGCACGTCGACGCTAACCTCGCCACGCGGGCCGCGGTGTACTATGGGAGGACCAGCCACTACATAGTCCAGAGCCCTCTTCACGGTCTCCACAGCCCTGCCAGCCGCATCGATATCAATGACGTTACCACGGCCAAGCCTGTCCTTCACGGGAGGAGGACCAGGCAAGAGACAACCACCATGGGGAGGGAGGATAGCGATCCGCTATAAAGAAGTGTCTACGTGGAACAACACAGGACCAGCGCTAGTATTATGAGCGTGTAGGCTGTAGCGGTTATGACAGCTATCTCCACGGCCCTATCCACGTCGGAGGGGGTTGGGGGCCTGGCTTCGGGATTGATTATGTAGTGGCCGGGCTTCTCAAGTCTAACGCCGAGTGCACCGGCCATGGCGGCTATTGGGTGGCCCGCGTTGAGGCTCTCCGTGGACCTCCTCCACCTGGCCCAGGCGCGTAGTGCGCCTCGCAGGCTCCCGCCAGCTAGCGGGGATGCGAGAGCTATGAGTAGTGCTGTGAGCCTGGCGGGGATGTAGTTGAGTAGGGTGTCGATGTGGGCCGAGGTCTTGCCAACCCTCTCGTACTCGGGCGTCCTGTAGCCTATCGCCCCGTCGAGCGTGTTGGCCACTCTCTGGAGCAGTGGGCCTAGGGGGCCTAGTAGGGGGTAGTATGAGATGGGCGAGGTGTACCCGTCGACTAGGTTCTCGGCCAGGGACTCGATTGCCGCCGACGCCACTAGCGGGGCGCTGAGCCGCTGGGTGGGTCTCCTCACTATCTCTCCCACGGTCGAGCGCGCCTCGTCTATGCGGCCCTCGGCTAGGCTTGAGGCAACGCGCCGGACAGTATCTAGGAGGAGCCTGAGGGAGGCGGAGAACTTGAGGATTGCTATGGAGAGTGCGAGCCATAACGCGGGATAGGGGGTGGCGAGGCATAGTGCGAGGGCTGCTGGAGCTAGGATTGATAGCGTCACTACGAGCCAGACCACCATGCCAGTGGCTACGCCGGAGTAGGGCTTAGCTAGTTTCCTGGCTGCTAGGTAGGCGAGCCTCACCGGGTGTACCAGGTAGAGTATCCCGGAGTGCCGGGGGTATACCAGGTCGAGGAGTAGGGCGGCTGCCAGGGCTATAGCCAAGTAGTGTGCCGCTGGCTGGCTACAGGGCGCCAAGACCTGCACCCGCGTGTAGGGCTATGGCTGCCAGGGCTAGGAGGATTGTCCTCGTGGCCTCGTAGGCGAATCCGGCTACGTCGCCGTTGACGAATCCCAGCCTATGCGAGGCGTCTCTAGCGGCTAGTATCGAGAGTGGGAACGGCGCGGCTAGCACTATCAATAGTATAGTCATGGAGGAGGTGCTGTGCGGCGCTGCTAGGACTAGGAGGAAGCCTGTTATAGTGTAGGTGGCTATGTTGACCATGTGGCCCCTCCTGTCCATGTGGTCCCGGAAGAGGCCGCCCAGCCCCATGTAAGGCTCCCTGGGCCCCGCCGCTAAGACGATATACATGGCCTCCGCCGAAGCCGTGTAGACCGCTGTGAACATTGCTAGGCGCAGCACCGGGCACGGGCCCGAAGCGCTGGCCAGAGAGGCGATCTCCCCTGCAGAGGCCGCTGAGAGGATGAATGTGGCAGCTATCCATACTATGGCGTGGGACCCCTTCCTGGGGTCCTTTAAGACCCTCACCGCCCCCTCGCCCGAGAGCCTAGAGCCCAGGACGTCCAAGTAATCCGAGAACCCGTCCAGGTGTATACCCCCAGTCACCAGGAGATGCACTACAAGGTAGAAGGCTCCAGCCAAGACGCCCTCCACGCCGAAAAACGCCAACACGGCTAGGGCCAGCGACACCAGGAGACCCTCCAAGGCCCCTACAAACGGTATCAGCGGGAAGGCGCACGCTGCCCTCTCGATATCGCCCCCTCCCAGGGGGATCCCGGTCATAAACGCCAGGAGGTCCCTAAAGCCGGCTAGACGCCAACAGGACCTGCGGGAGCTTCTATCCTCCGGCACCCGCCACTCCCTCCGAGACCGCTCAACCGCCTAGAACGTCCTTGAACGCCTCTAGGAGCACCTGGTTCTCACGCCTCAACCTCACCGAGACCCTGGAATGGTACGGTGTCAGGTACGCGAAGGAGCTCGCATCCCTAACATGCACGCCCCGCCTGTTGAGCTCGGCCTGAAGCCCTGGATGCCTGGCCTGTGGATGGTAGACAAGTATGAAGGGCGCCATACTCCTGTATACTACCATGCCCAGGGATGCTAGCGCCTCCCCCAGCCAGGCCGCCTCCCGCCTTATCAAGCCGCGGGCCCTCTCTATGTGGCTCCTAGTCTCCCCTCGGTGGACCGTTAGTGCCTCCACCGTTATCCTCGATGCCAGGGTGTTTACGTTCCAAGGCTGCCTCGCGGCCTCCAGGAGCTCGGCCAGCCTCTTGTCCCCGGCGTATGCGAATCCTATCCTCAAGCCTGGGACTGCCAGGGACTTGGTCAGGCTCCGCACAACCACTAGGTTACCGGGCGCCCTGCCCAGTAGGGAGTATCCGTCGATCGGGGCTAGATCCATGAACGCCTCGTCCAGCAGAACCACGCCCTCCTCCATGCACTCGGCGGCCTCGACGATGGTCTTGGGGCTTGCGAGGGAGCCCGTGGGGTTGTCCGGGTTGGATAATAGCAGGAGGGACCCTCTCCTCAGGCCGCCCGGGATACTGCACACGAGGGAGGGGTCGAAGACGTACTCTCCACGGCGGTGCCCTAGAGGGACCGTTATCCATGGAATACCCAGCCTGGTGACGGTGAAGCCGTGGTCGCCGAATGTAGGCTCGACGCTCACCAGCGCCCTGGGCTTGAATGCTGCTAACGCTAGTTGGAGGGCCTCCGCCGCCCCATTGAGCGGCACGACCAGCCCCGGGTCTATCTCGTAGTAGCCAGCCACCGCCGCCCTGAAGTCTCTATAACTATAGTCTGGGTACCTGAGGCCCGAGTCAAGCGCCAGCCTGGATATCGCCTCGGCTATCGCCGGGGGCGGGCCTAGGGGGTTGAGGGGCGTGCTGAAGTCTAGGACTCCCCGCGGCGGCTTCCCGCCGTGGCTCCTCACGAGCATTCCTCTTCGGCCTCCTCTAGGTCTTCTGGAGTGTCCACGTCTATGAAGGCCGGGGCGTGTGGGTACTCTATATCCCACCAGGAGCCGCCGCGGTCTTTGAAGAGGGATATGCCGGTCGGCCCCTTACTGGTGACTAGGTTGACCACGCTTCCAGGCGCTGCTATAGCCTTTCCCAGGAAGTCATCGAGATACACCCAGTCTATGTGGGGGGTGTCGGCGGGGAGCACGAGAGCCGGGACCCGGACCAGTCCTAGGGCGGTCCTCAGGTCCTCGACGTAGCCCTCCCCGGACCCCTCAAGGCACTGGAGCCCCGGGAAGGCCAGGGTCCTGCACAGGACCTCGATACCCCGGGTGTGACGCGAGTACACCATGAGGATCCTATCGCATACCCTGCTGGCGGCCTCAAGGACGCCCAGCACCATAGGCCTGCCGCCGCACACACTCACGAGGGGCTTCTCAACGCCTCCCAGCCTGGACGCCTTGCCCCCGGCCATCACTATACAGTCAATCCTCACTCTCCCCGCCCCTGGCGATGAGCCTATCGTATACTAGGGATAGCGACGAGCCTAGGAGGGCCGAGATGATGTCGTCCTCGAAGACGGGGGCCTCAACAGGGACCCTCCCCCTCTCCTTGAGCCTCTCGACCCAGTACGTCGCCAGGAGCCCCTTGAACCCGGCTAGGTAGAGGGATAGCGCCGTGGCTAGGAGTTCATCGGCTATAATGCCCCTGGGGTCCCTGGAGAACTCCTCGCCCGTGACCCCCGGCAGGACCCCGGCTAGGCCCCTTAGATCCAAGTCCCTGGCCGCTATGACTAGGGCCGCTACATTGGGGTCCCCTAGGGCCTGCTCAAGCAACCTCTTAACCAGCGCTCTAACCCTGCTGGGCTCGACGCCCGGTACGGGGGCCTGCATGTAAGCCTCCATCGCTAGATCCACTAGCTCGTCAACACTATAGCCGAGGGCGTTCCTGGCGAGGCCATAGGGCCCTAGTATGGAGGAGCCGAGCCCCACGATTAGCCTATAGATGGCCTCCGCTACTGGGCCGCCTAGCCGCGTCGCCATTCCAGCTGTCAGCTTTCCATCACGGGAGCTCCCGGGCCTGGCCACTACGGCTACCGCGTCGCTAGCAGTCCCAGGGGACCGTGTCCTGCACCGGAGGAGGAGCTCTACGGCGGCTAGGGTCTTGGCCTCGACGGCCACCTTGAAGAGGTCTAGGAGGCCGGAGGGGTCTAAACCGGTATCGAGGCCTACGGCCACGTTGATGGTCGAGGCGCGGAGGGGCTCGTATTCGCCCGGCCCGATGCACACGGGCGGGGTCAAGCCCACTGACACGGCTATGAGCCCGGGAGGGTCTCTCGATTCCTCGACGGCGAGCCTCTCCTCTAGGTCGACGCTTGTGAGGAGCACGATCGCGTCGGGCCTGCCGATCTCCCTCCTAACCCTCTCGTAGAAGCCCTCTAGGCTTGGGGGGTTGAAGTCCTCGTCGACCCGGCGGAAGGCGATGGCCGAGGCTTCATGGGGCTGGTAGGGGGCTGAGGACGCGGCGATCCCCTTGAAGCCCAGGTCTATCACTGCAAGGTCTCTCCTATGTACTATCAGTCTTGGCGGCACCCGTGGTCACCCTTGAGTACTCGGCTTCGACGGCCCTCAACACCTCCTCCCCGGTTATGCCCAGGGCCCTGGCAACGGCTAGGAGGCCTCCCATCCCGACGCCCTCCTTGACGTAGCCCTCCTCATACATCCTGAGCCCCTTGAACCTGGACCTGGAGAAGTCCACGGGTGTAACGACCAGAGGGACCCCCGGATAGACCTCTGAGAGGAGGCCCTCGATATCGGACGACTCGTCCCGCGCCAGCCAGCCCGTGGTTGCGAGGACAACCCGGCCGTCTAGGTCTACGTCGAGCCTGGAGAGTATCGCTAACACACTACACATCTGGGTACCCCCGCCCAGGATCACCCTCGAACCGGCCTCCAGGGCGCCGGCCACGAACCCGGCTATCGATACGTGGAGAGGGTCCCCCACCGCGTCCACCGCCTTGAAGGGGTCCCGGGCCGGCACATCGATCCCGGAGGCCTTGACGC contains the following coding sequences:
- a CDS encoding adenosylcobinamide-GDP ribazoletransferase → MPEDRSSRRSCWRLAGFRDLLAFMTGIPLGGGDIERAACAFPLIPFVGALEGLLVSLALAVLAFFGVEGVLAGAFYLVVHLLVTGGIHLDGFSDYLDVLGSRLSGEGAVRVLKDPRKGSHAIVWIAATFILSAASAGEIASLASASGPCPVLRLAMFTAVYTASAEAMYIVLAAGPREPYMGLGGLFRDHMDRRGHMVNIATYTITGFLLVLAAPHSTSSMTILLIVLAAPFPLSILAARDASHRLGFVNGDVAGFAYEATRTILLALAAIALHAGAGLGAL
- a CDS encoding adenosylcobinamide amidohydrolase encodes the protein MPPRLIVHRRDLAVIDLGFKGIAASSAPYQPHEASAIAFRRVDEDFNPPSLEGFYERVRREIGRPDAIVLLTSVDLEERLAVEESRDPPGLIAVSVGLTPPVCIGPGEYEPLRASTINVAVGLDTGLDPSGLLDLFKVAVEAKTLAAVELLLRCRTRSPGTASDAVAVVARPGSSRDGKLTAGMATRLGGPVAEAIYRLIVGLGSSILGPYGLARNALGYSVDELVDLAMEAYMQAPVPGVEPSRVRALVKRLLEQALGDPNVAALVIAARDLDLRGLAGVLPGVTGEEFSRDPRGIIADELLATALSLYLAGFKGLLATYWVERLKERGRVPVEAPVFEDDIISALLGSSLSLVYDRLIARGGESED
- a CDS encoding cobalamin biosynthesis protein, with the translated sequence MAPCSQPAAHYLAIALAAALLLDLVYPRHSGILYLVHPVRLAYLAARKLAKPYSGVATGMVVWLVVTLSILAPAALALCLATPYPALWLALSIAILKFSASLRLLLDTVRRVASSLAEGRIDEARSTVGEIVRRPTQRLSAPLVASAAIESLAENLVDGYTSPISYYPLLGPLGPLLQRVANTLDGAIGYRTPEYERVGKTSAHIDTLLNYIPARLTALLIALASPLAGGSLRGALRAWARWRRSTESLNAGHPIAAMAGALGVRLEKPGHYIINPEARPPTPSDVDRAVEIAVITATAYTLIILALVLCCST
- a CDS encoding NTP transferase domain-containing protein, whose amino-acid sequence is MRIDCIVMAGGKASRLGGVEKPLVSVCGGRPMVLGVLEAASRVCDRILMVYSRHTRGIEVLCRTLAFPGLQCLEGSGEGYVEDLRTALGLVRVPALVLPADTPHIDWVYLDDFLGKAIAAPGSVVNLVTSKGPTGISLFKDRGGSWWDIEYPHAPAFIDVDTPEDLEEAEEECS
- a CDS encoding histidinol-phosphate aminotransferase family protein — translated: MLVRSHGGKPPRGVLDFSTPLNPLGPPPAIAEAISRLALDSGLRYPDYSYRDFRAAVAGYYEIDPGLVVPLNGAAEALQLALAAFKPRALVSVEPTFGDHGFTVTRLGIPWITVPLGHRRGEYVFDPSLVCSIPGGLRRGSLLLLSNPDNPTGSLASPKTIVEAAECMEEGVVLLDEAFMDLAPIDGYSLLGRAPGNLVVVRSLTKSLAVPGLRIGFAYAGDKRLAELLEAARQPWNVNTLASRITVEALTVHRGETRSHIERARGLIRREAAWLGEALASLGMVVYRSMAPFILVYHPQARHPGLQAELNRRGVHVRDASSFAYLTPYHSRVSVRLRRENQVLLEAFKDVLGG